A genome region from Candidatus Hydrogenedentota bacterium includes the following:
- a CDS encoding YbjQ family protein, which translates to MKTIESMPILTVDFIEGSTFIPIGSVFACCCLSKSIVGDVFASIKNWSVGGELPGYTKMLEKATESIYDRIREKAIKMNADAVIGFRLTTSDVSAGAAEIIGYGTAVKLKLPITNE; encoded by the coding sequence ATGAAGACGATTGAATCAATGCCGATATTAACAGTGGATTTCATTGAAGGCTCAACCTTCATCCCCATTGGCTCAGTTTTTGCCTGCTGTTGTTTAAGTAAGTCAATTGTAGGCGATGTATTTGCAAGTATTAAAAATTGGTCTGTTGGAGGTGAACTTCCCGGCTATACAAAGATGCTTGAAAAAGCCACAGAATCTATTTATGACCGTATTAGAGAGAAGGCTATAAAAATGAATGCTGACGCAGTTATCGGGTTTCGATTGACAACATCCGATGTTTCGGCAGGCGCGGCGGAAATAATCGGATATGGGACTGCTGTCAAACTAAAACTCCCCATTACAAATGAATAA